One part of the Anopheles merus strain MAF chromosome 3L, AmerM5.1, whole genome shotgun sequence genome encodes these proteins:
- the LOC121598250 gene encoding autophagy protein 5, whose product MANDREILREIWEGKIPVHFKLSADETDVEPEEYFLLIPRLSYFPLVTDKVRKHFLRFVSNELQDGEMWMDSNGTPLKWHFPIGVLYDLLVGTDGTLPWHVTVHFSKFPDDILIRCPNKEIVEAHFMSSLKEADVLKHRGQVVSAMQKKDHNQLWLGLVNDKFDQFWAVNRRLMEPIPDQDGFKHIPVRCYAEDGTYQQKLVAPSTASGQKRLLQDLLDDFSTPVRKAVEARTHGVTVPESTPLQWLSEHLSYPDNFLHLCLSYA is encoded by the exons atgGCAAACGATCGTGAAATATTGCGTGAAATTTGGGAGGGCAAAATTCCAGTACATTTTAAGCTATCGGCCGACGAAACCGATGTTGAGCCGGAAGAGTATTTTCTTCTCATACCGCGGTTGAGCTACTTTCCTCTCGTTACTGATAAA GTAAGAAAACATTTCCTACGATTCGTGTCGAACGAGCTGCAGGACGGGGAAATGTGGATGGACAGCAATGGAACACCATTAAAGTGGCACTTCCCTAtag GTGTTTTGTACGATCTACTTGTCGGTACTGATGGGACACTGCCCTGGCACGTCACAGTACACTTTTCCAAGTTTCCTGATGATATTCTCATCCGGTGTCCCAACAA AGAAATTGTTGAAGCACACTTCATGTCTAGTCTCAAAGAAGCCGATGTGTTGAAACATCGCGGTCAAGTGGTTTCCGCCATGCAGAAGAAAGACCACAATCAGCTCTGGTTAGGATTAGTTAATG ATAAGTTCGACCAGTTCTGGGCGGTAAACAGGCGATTGATGGAACCCATCCCCGACCAGGATGGTTTCAAACACATTCCAGTAAGGTGCTATGCCGAG GACGGTACGTACCAGCAGAAACTAGTCGCACCCAGCACCGCATCCGGCCAGAAGCGTCTGTTGCAGGATTTGTTGGACGATTTCTCAACACCTGTTAGGAAAGCAG TCGAGGCAAGAACCCATGGCGTTACCGTGCCGGAATCCACTCCGCTCCAGTGGCTGTCCGAGCACCTCAGCTATCCGGACAACTTTCTGCATCTCTGTCTATCGTACGCATAA